In Gossypium arboreum isolate Shixiya-1 chromosome 6, ASM2569848v2, whole genome shotgun sequence, the following are encoded in one genomic region:
- the LOC108487364 gene encoding protein DMP4-like → MEIKVEEEEESHREHGEEKQPLLQHLSPLSQTENKTLIQTAISQTCQSTAHLANLLPTGTVLAFQLLSPIFTNQGNCDSTCRSMKAALLLLCGLSCLLSSFTDSFRDKDGNVCYGFATLNGLWVIDGSVSVPPEFAAKYRLRSIDFMHAFMSMLVFAAVALFDQNVVTCFYPTPSARVQEILTALPVGIGVCCSMLFVVFPTTRHGIGFPLSAN, encoded by the coding sequence ATGGAGATTAaggtagaagaagaagaagaatcccACCGCGAACATGGTGAAGAAAAGCAACCACTCCTACAACATTTGTCTCCACTATCCCAAACTGAAAACAAAACCCTTATTCAGACTGCAATCAGTCAAACGTGTCAAAGCACTGCGCATTTGGCTAACCTCTTGCCCACCGGTACCGTCCTTGCTTTCCAACTTCTCTCCCCCATTTTCACCAACCAAGGCAACTGTGACTCAACCTGTCGGTCAATGAAGGCTGCCCTCCTACTGCTTTGTGGATTGTCATGTTTATTGTCGAGCTTCACAGACAGTTTCCGAGACAAGGATGGGAATGTCTGTTATGGGTTTGCTACATTGAATGGATTGTGGGTCATCGATGGTTCTGTCAGTGTTCCGCCTGAATTCGCCGCAAAATACAGACTCCGGTCCATAGATTTCATGCATGCTTTTATGTCGATGCTAGTGTTTGCAGCAGTGGCATTATTTGATCAGAATGTGGTGACTTGCTTTTACCCAACACCGTCTGCTCGAGTTCAGGAGATCCTCACGGCACTACCGGTGGGGATCGGCGTTTGCTGCAGTATGTTGTTCGTTGTTTTTCCTACAACACGACATGGAATTGGCTTCCCCTTGTCTGCAAATTGA